In the Chloroflexota bacterium genome, one interval contains:
- a CDS encoding 2-hydroxyglutaryl-CoA dehydratase, translated as MKALGLDIGTLTTKAVVLDDGNVLASAIIMSADMAESSARSAAEKALSQAGLSFDGNLHVVATGAGGKSVPFSQQHKAITTCLARGIYNLFPSVRMVIDLGAESMTVIKVNERGRLSDWGNQDKCAAGTGVFLQQVAKIMQMPLEQMAQLSLAGRPRADISNTCAVFAESEVISHIHRVPPTPKEEIIAGIYLSMVYRIVALCKRIGAERDVSVTGGVALNRGLVGILEEELGFKVLVPDAPQMVAALGAAILAKETVEKGPK; from the coding sequence ATGAAAGCGCTGGGCCTTGATATAGGCACCCTGACTACCAAAGCGGTGGTCTTGGATGATGGCAACGTCCTGGCTTCTGCCATCATCATGTCTGCTGATATGGCTGAATCGAGCGCCAGATCGGCCGCCGAGAAAGCTCTAAGTCAGGCTGGTCTGAGCTTTGACGGCAATCTGCATGTTGTCGCCACTGGAGCGGGTGGGAAATCGGTGCCTTTTAGCCAGCAACACAAAGCTATCACGACCTGCCTGGCACGAGGGATTTACAACCTCTTTCCCTCGGTCCGAATGGTGATAGACCTGGGTGCGGAAAGCATGACTGTCATCAAAGTAAATGAGCGAGGACGTCTCAGCGACTGGGGCAACCAGGATAAGTGCGCTGCTGGTACCGGTGTGTTTCTGCAACAGGTAGCTAAGATAATGCAAATGCCTCTTGAACAGATGGCTCAGCTTTCTCTGGCAGGCAGGCCCAGGGCAGACATATCCAACACCTGCGCTGTATTTGCTGAATCTGAAGTGATATCGCATATACATCGTGTACCCCCCACACCAAAGGAGGAAATCATCGCCGGCATCTATCTCTCCATGGTGTATCGTATTGTGGCATTGTGCAAGAGAATCGGAGCTGAGAGAGATGTCTCTGTTACTGGCGGTGTAGCTCTGAATAGGGGCTTGGTGGGTATTCTGGAAGAGGAGTTGGGATTCAAAGTCCTCGTACCAGATGCACCTCAG
- a CDS encoding 2-hydroxyacyl-CoA dehydratase, whose protein sequence is MTISDQKVNKIDALLRACRLMLRMSKARPEPRKSEVLYYHMLADYYTRLLSAREEGKFVAAHTVFFPSEILYAMDIVPMHTETTSWMTALFLGQYADLLAAGAELGMKSEICSPHRGLAGAFNIGALPRPNVILWSNMVCDNTAKSGELLMRITGCPGFFLDHPFQYTEDEVNYFVGELDDMVRFLEEHSGRKMDWDKLSSIVAEMDRQIELLRQINKLRQAVPSPFHPQGFLELLTIDYLFAGQPEATEYLETLRQELAEAVRAGKGAVPQERFRLMTLFLPPMYLIGFLERISQEYGAVSVTEPFFCSWGEGRLDSSKPLESVARKSYMLPEMRMYGPLDDRALSEIVDSARQFKIDGAIYYADVGCRHTCATIRLFKDVLDRLDIPVLTLDCDVVDPTVTSEEEIRDKLERFFELLEDRKLS, encoded by the coding sequence ATGACCATCTCTGATCAGAAGGTGAACAAGATAGATGCCCTTTTGCGAGCCTGCCGGCTGATGCTCAGGATGAGCAAGGCGCGCCCTGAGCCGCGGAAGAGCGAAGTGTTGTATTACCACATGCTGGCTGATTACTATACCCGCTTGCTTAGCGCCAGAGAAGAGGGCAAATTCGTAGCTGCCCATACAGTCTTTTTCCCTAGCGAGATCCTTTATGCCATGGATATCGTGCCCATGCATACAGAGACGACCTCGTGGATGACAGCTTTATTTCTGGGCCAGTATGCTGATCTTCTTGCAGCCGGAGCCGAGCTGGGGATGAAATCTGAGATATGTTCGCCACACCGGGGTTTAGCCGGCGCCTTCAACATAGGGGCGCTGCCCCGTCCCAACGTCATTCTCTGGTCTAATATGGTGTGTGACAACACTGCCAAAAGCGGTGAACTACTAATGAGGATCACTGGCTGCCCCGGATTCTTTCTGGATCACCCCTTTCAATATACTGAAGATGAGGTGAACTATTTCGTTGGTGAACTGGATGATATGGTGCGTTTTCTTGAGGAGCATTCAGGGCGGAAGATGGATTGGGACAAGTTGTCCAGTATAGTGGCTGAAATGGATAGGCAGATTGAACTCTTGCGCCAGATCAACAAATTGCGACAGGCAGTGCCGTCCCCCTTCCATCCCCAGGGCTTTCTCGAGCTATTGACGATTGATTATCTGTTCGCCGGACAACCTGAGGCCACCGAATACCTGGAGACGCTTCGGCAAGAGCTAGCAGAGGCAGTTCGGGCTGGCAAAGGGGCAGTGCCCCAGGAGCGTTTTCGTCTGATGACCCTTTTTCTGCCGCCGATGTACCTCATAGGCTTTCTGGAGCGGATATCCCAGGAGTACGGAGCAGTCAGCGTCACCGAGCCTTTCTTCTGTAGCTGGGGAGAGGGAAGGCTTGACTCCAGCAAGCCTCTGGAGAGTGTAGCCAGGAAATCGTATATGCTGCCTGAGATGCGCATGTATGGGCCACTGGACGACAGGGCGCTGAGCGAGATTGTTGATTCCGCCAGGCAGTTCAAAATTGACGGTGCCATCTACTATGCTGATGTTGGTTGCCGGCACACTTGCGCCACGATCAGGCTATTCAAAGATGTTCTCGATCGCCTGGACATTCCGGTATTGACCCTGGACTGCGATGTCGTGGACCCTACAGTCACTTCTGAGGAGGAGATCAGAGACAAGCTGGAGCGGTTTTTCGAGCTTCTGGAAGACCGTAAGTTGAGTTGA
- a CDS encoding 2-hydroxyacyl-CoA dehydratase — MTTEAHPREDIKLSVLDRFREINRTFPKTREILEHKSRRGLVFGWLCTYVPEEVIHAAGGLPVRIVGYSGERELAEGTAYFYVNNCSFSRSCLQLGLSGGYDFLDGVVGGSTCDGARRLFDLWRSYIGTPFHHVLTVPRKYTERAHQLYYAQVKRLKEHLEEHFGVQISDEALRQSIEVYNESRGLLQALYDLRKRSAPPISGAETLEVLNASFRMPKELFNDYLRELLDELSRSSNGCEGKARLMVTGSVLTNPEFIRSIESLGALVVTDELCTSTRYWTDSVIIDGSKTPLEAISQRYLNNFPCARMFPSDQRFDRIVEFAHDFRVDGVISQVIKFCVPYAHDLPLLTERLKAEGIPILALDVEHGTSGSGQIQTRVQAFLEMLESRRR; from the coding sequence ATGACGACAGAGGCTCACCCAAGAGAAGACATTAAGCTCTCTGTGCTTGACCGTTTTCGAGAGATTAACAGGACGTTTCCCAAGACTAGGGAAATCTTGGAGCACAAGAGCCGCAGGGGGCTGGTGTTTGGCTGGCTTTGTACCTACGTCCCGGAGGAAGTCATCCATGCTGCCGGTGGACTGCCTGTCAGGATTGTGGGCTATTCTGGTGAGAGGGAACTTGCCGAAGGCACAGCCTACTTCTATGTCAATAATTGCTCCTTCTCTCGTAGTTGCCTGCAACTGGGGTTGAGTGGGGGGTATGACTTCCTGGATGGAGTGGTGGGAGGATCTACCTGCGATGGAGCCCGCCGTTTATTCGATTTGTGGCGTAGTTATATTGGCACACCCTTCCACCATGTACTTACGGTGCCACGCAAGTATACCGAGAGGGCACATCAGCTTTACTATGCTCAGGTAAAACGGCTCAAAGAACACCTGGAGGAGCACTTCGGTGTCCAGATAAGCGACGAGGCACTTCGCCAATCAATAGAGGTCTACAACGAATCCCGAGGACTGCTCCAGGCACTTTACGACCTGCGGAAGAGGAGCGCTCCACCTATCAGCGGTGCGGAGACCCTGGAGGTGCTAAATGCCAGCTTTCGCATGCCCAAAGAGCTGTTCAACGATTACCTCAGAGAGCTGCTGGATGAACTATCACGGTCAAGCAACGGCTGCGAAGGCAAAGCGCGCTTGATGGTCACTGGTAGTGTCTTGACCAATCCAGAATTCATCAGGTCCATCGAGAGCCTGGGGGCTCTGGTGGTAACCGACGAGCTGTGCACCAGTACCAGATACTGGACGGATTCAGTGATCATCGATGGCAGCAAGACCCCGCTAGAGGCTATCTCACAGAGATACTTAAACAATTTCCCCTGTGCCCGCATGTTTCCTTCGGATCAGCGATTCGATCGAATAGTCGAGTTCGCCCACGATTTCCGGGTCGACGGTGTGATCAGTCAGGTTATTAAGTTTTGCGTGCCTTATGCTCATGACTTACCGCTGCTGACTGAGAGGCTGAAGGCAGAGGGGATACCGATTCTGGCCCTGGACGTGGAGCACGGCACATCGGGATCAGGACAAATCCAAACCAGGGTGCAGGCCTTCTTAGAGATGCTGGAGTCGAGACGGAGATGA